In the genome of Muntiacus reevesi chromosome 5, mMunRee1.1, whole genome shotgun sequence, one region contains:
- the FAM181B gene encoding protein FAM181B, whose translation MAVQAALLSTHPFVPFGFGGSPDGLGGAFGALDKGCCFEDEETGTPAGALLAGAESGDAREATRDLLSFIDSASSNIKLALDKPGKSKRKVNHRKYLQKQIKRCSGLMGAAPPGPPSPGAADMPAKRPLAGAAAGAQTVPVPAHGKAAPRREASQAAAAASLQSRSLAALFDSLRHVPGGADPAGAVEAAPAAGFVGGDAAGSAGGPAVPGARKVPLRARNLPPSFFTEPSRPGGGGGGCGPSGPGVSLGDLEKGSEAAEFFELLGPDYGAGTEAGALLAAEPLDVFPAGGAALRGPPELEPGLFEPQPAMVGSLLYPEPWSAPGGPATKKPPLPAPRGGLTLNEPLRSVYPAAADSPGGDDGPGLLASFAPFFSDCALPPAPPPPPQQVSYDYSAGYSRTAFAGLWRPDGAWEGAPGEEGAPRD comes from the coding sequence ATGGCAGTCCAGGCGGCGCTCCTCAGCACGCACCCCTTCGTCCCCTTCGGCTTCGGGGGCTCCCCGGACGGGCTGGGAGGCGCCTTCGGAGCCCTGGACAAGGGCTGCTGTTTCGAGGATGAGGAGACTGGGACGCCGGCGGGCGCGCTGCTGGCGGGCGCCGAGAGCGGGGACGCGCGCGAGGCCACCCGCGACCTGCTCAGCTTCATCGACTCCGCGTCTAGCAACATCAAGCTGGCCCTGGACAAGCCCGGCAAGTCGAAGCGGAAGGTGAACCACCGCAAGTACCTGCAGAAGCAGATCAAGCGCTGCAGTGGCCTCATGGGCGCCGCGCCCCCGGGCCCGCCCTCCCCAGGCGCCGCCGACATGCCCGCCAAGCGACCGCTCGCCGGCGCCGCCGCCGGCGCCCAGACGGTCCCGGTCCCGGCCCACGGCAAGGCGGCTCCCCGGCGGGAGGCGTCGCAGGCCGCGGCGGCCGCCAGTCTACAGAGCCGGAGCCTGGCCGCGCTCTTCGACTCGCTGCGCCACGTCCCTGGGGGCGCCGATCCGGCCGGGGCTGTGGAGGCGGCGCCCGCTGCCGGGTTCGTGGGCGGGGACGCGGCCGGCTCCGCGGGCGGCCCGGCGGTCCCCGGCGCCAGGAAGGTCCCGCTGCGGGCCCGCAACCTGCCGCCGTCCTTCTTCACCGAGCCGTCCcggccgggcggcggcggcggcgggtgcGGCCCGTCGGGGCCCGGCGTGAGCCTGGGCGACTTGGAGAAGGGCTCAGAGGCCGCCGAGTTCTTCGAGCTTCTGGGGCCCGACTACGGCGCGGGCACCGAAGCGGGTGCCTTACTTGCCGCGGAGCCTCTCGATGTGTTCCCCGCCGGGGGCGCCGCCCTGCGGGGACCCCCGGAGCTGGAGCCCGGCCTGTTTGAGCCCCAGCCCGCGATGGTGGGGAGCCTACTGTACCCCGAGCCCTGGAGCGCCCCGGGCGGCCCCGCGACCAAGAAGCCGCCCCTGCCCGCACCCCGCGGTGGCTTGACCTTGAACGAGCCCTTGCGCTCCGTGTACCCCGCTGCCGCGGACTCTCCAGGCGGGGACGACGGGCCCGGCCTCTTGGCCTCGTTCGCCCCCTTCTTCTCAGACTGCGCTCTGCccccggcgccgccgccgccgccccaaCAGGTGTCCTACGACTACAGCGCGGGCTACAGCCGCACGGCGTTCGCCGGCCTTTGGAGGCCCGACGGGGCTTGGGAAGGGGCGCCCGGGGAGGAGGGGGCGCCCCGGGATTGA